The nucleotide sequence TTGAGTCTTTGGTTGATCCTGAAGGTTCGGACCTCGACTCGTGGCTTTGTGCGGTGGCTCGATGCGGAATGGACCTACCGTTGTTCTTGCGGCGAGTAGCGTCGTCAGATGAAGCGGTTTTAGCCCTCTACACGCAGAACGCGGGTGCCATCATGCAGGGCAAACTTGCCAATGAGTTTTGGGAAGATGTTCCAGTGGAAGCCAAATTGATGCTGGAGTGGTTTTATTCCACCGAAGTTAGGCTGCTGATTCTTGAATCTTACGGGGTCGAACTGAACCCTCCGATTGCACCGCAACCATGAACTCCGAACCTCAACGTCCATCAGCAGGCACCCAGGTGGTCGTCCAGCAGGAATCTGTGGGCAGCAATGGCCGTGCGATTCACCCGGTGGGGGCGGTGGGTATCATCGTGCGGACACCGGTGGGAACAGAGACCGGCTATGCGGTTCGATTTCATGACGGGTTCGAAGTCACCTTGCCCCGTGAGGGCTTCGAGATTCTCAAACACTTCAAGGATCACTTGCCGTCGTCTGCGTCGGCAGAGGAAGTCTTTGATCTGGAATCGCTGGTTGTTTTCTCCTGCGTGGTGGGCTCGCGTGCCTACGGCTTGGATACAGAAGAATCCGACACCGATGTGCGCGGGGTCTATGTTGCGCCGGCGGAGATGCTCTGGTCTTTGTTTGGCGCGCCCGAGCAGTTTGAGGACGGTGAGGCGCAGTCCTGCCATTGGGAATTGCAGAAGTTTCTGACGATGGCGCTCAAGGCGAATCCCAACATCCTGGAGTGTCTCTACTCGCCGCTGGTCGAGAAGGTGACGCCGGTAGGGGAGGCGTTGCTGGCGTTGCGCGAGCGTTTTCTGTCGCGCGTGGTTTTTCAGACCTTCAACGGCTACGCGCTCAGTCAGTTCAAAAAGCTGGAGCAGGACTTGCGCAATCAGGGGAGCATTCGCTGGAAGCACGCGATGCATCTGCTGCGGTTGTTACTCACCGGGGCAGCGACGTTGCGCGAGGGGCGGGTTCCCGTGCGGGTGGAGGCCCATCGTGAGCGTCTGTTGGCGGTCAAGCGCGGTGAATTGGCGTGGTCGAAGGTGGATGATTGGCGGAAGGAACTGCACCGGGAGTTCGAAGCGGCTCTCGCGTCAACCCGCCTACCGCCACGGCCGGACTATGAAGCGGTGAATCATTTCCTGATCGAGACGCGTCGTGATCAGGCGCGTAACGGCCAGACACTCATCGGATGAGGGCACTGCAATATGTGGAGCGTGTGGCCTGGGATCGTCTTTGGGGCCGCTGGGGCGTGGCCGCCAACACAGATGTTTGGTTTGCCCGGATCACAGCCGCTTACGGAGAGCCACGGCGTCACTATCACAACCTGCAGCATGTTGACGCTTGTCTGGAGCAGGCGGAGGCGTTGCAGGAAACGGCCTCCGATATCGACGCCGTGCGGGCGGCGTTGTGGTTTCATGATGTTGTCTACGATCCTAAGTCGCACACCAACGAACAGGATAGTGCGCTGCTCTTTCAGGAGTTTGCGCAGGCGGTGGGTTTGGGGGCCGACCGGGTGTGCGAGGTGCAGCGCTTGATTGAGCTTACCGCCGGGCATGTCGTTGCGGTGAATGATCGAAATGGCGCGGTGATGGCTGATGCAGATTTGGCCGTGCTGGGTGCGTCGGCGGAAGCCTATCGCGACTATGCGGACGCAATCAGGTCGGAGTATGCGTTTGTAGAGGAAAGCAACTATGCCCGTGGGCGTCGTGAGGTGCTTGAACGTTTCCTGGAGCGGTCCGTTATCTACCAAACCTCGTGGATGCGGGACCGTTATGAGCAGCAAGCCAGACTCAATCTTCGCTCCGAAATCGAGAAACTCTCCCTTTTGCCATGACGCTTGATCCCAGACTACAACAGATTGCCGATGCGCAACCTTACCCGCTGGTGTTTGCGACCATCAGTGGCGCGCACCTGTATGGCTTTCCGTCACCGGACTCGGACTTCGATCTGCGGGGAGCGCACGTGCTGCCGCTGCCGAAGGTGGTGGGGCTCACTTTGAGCGACGAGACGGTAGAGGACTCGCGCGTGATTGACGGCCTGGAGATGGACATTGTCAGCCACGATGTGCGGAAGTTTTTTGGCCTGCTGCTCAAGAAAAACGGGTATGTGCTGGAGCAAGTGCTGTCGCCGTTGGTGGTGCGCACCAGTGCAGCGCATGAGGAGCTGCGAGCCATTGCGGATGATTGTGTGACGCGGCATCACGCCCATCACTACCTGGGCTTCTCCGAAACGCAGTGGAAGCTGTGGCAGAAGGAGTCGCCGCGGCGTATCAAGCCGTTGCTTTATGTGTATCGCGTCCTGCTCACGGGCATCTGGCTCATGCGCACCGGAGAGGTGCAGGCCAACGTCACGGTGTTGAACCGTGAGTTTCGACTCCCCCAGATCGATGACTTGGTGGCACGCAAGACCGCGGGCGCTGAACAGCAGACCATCGAAGATCAGGACATGGCCGTGCACGAACGCGCCTACGGTTCTTTGAGTAGTCAATTGGAGGAGGCACGAGACTCAAGTAAGCTGCGCGAACGACCCTCCGAGGCGACGTTCGCGCAGCTCGACGACCTGTTGGTGCGATTGCGAACGAGCTCGGGGAAAGGAACGTGAATTTGAAATGAAACGTCGTCAGATGAATTCCTTGGCCAGTTCGCTTTGTGGATACCTGTGCTCCCGTAACAACGATATCGCCGGATATTGGGGTATCGGAAAACTCTGTCTGGTTGCGCAACGTCGCCGAGTTGCGAAGTTCAGCTTCAAGATTCGGCCAGGTGAAACTCTACGAATCGATGGCTATGAAATCACCGGATCAAAAGTCGTGACGGATAAATTCGTTCGATTTGGTCTCGATACGATCGAGGGCAGGTTGTCGTTCTTCGAGGATGGTCGCTATCCTTATGGCGCGCGGAAATACATTTGCGGAATTGCCATTGCAGTCACGCAAGATGGCAGGACCGGGCTTGGTCTATATCACGTTGCCTGTTGGGCACATGATGCCTCAAAGGAATCTCGTCGCGGGAATTGGGTGCAACCCAAGGGTGTTTTTTAATCACGAATGAGAACAGGAATTGAATTACCAGTCATGCCTACGTTGATTCTTAGCCCACGCCAAACCGAGGATGCCCAACTCTTGTGGCGGGCTGCGATTCGTGCGGGTTGGGCGATTGAACGCGCGTTCGGCTGGAAGTCCCCCGCGAAACCGGAAGATGATTTCACAATATACGGGGAACCTGTTTTCGTTCAGGCGATCGCCGAGAGTTGTGACGTGAAGGTGGTGGTGCCGACAGATGACTGGTTGGCCACATTACCTCTGCGATGGTCGGGCCGAAACGTGAAACTGATGTCGTTGGAGGATGCTCGTTTGATTGGCGTATCCCGTTTCATCAAGCCCTGTTCGGATAAGGAGTTCGCTGCGGGATTGTATGGCAAAGGTAGGTCGTTGCCCGATGAGCAATTGTTGCCGAACGACCTTCCCGTCTTGGTGCAGGAACCGGTTTCATGGGAGACAGAGTTTCGTTGTTTCGTCGTCAATCGTCAGGTGAAAACCTGTTCGGTTTACGCGCGCGGTGGAGAGCTGGCCCAGGCAGAGGATGGTGCGTGGCCTGCCTCGGAACAGGAAGTGACTCAGGCCGTCAGGATATGCGAAGCGGTTTGTGCGGATGCTGACGTGGCGCTTCCCGTCGCGGTGGTGGTCGACGTCGGACTGATTGCAGGTCGCGGCTGGGCTGTCGTTGAGTGTAACGCCGTCACATCCTCCGGAATCTACGGCTGCGACCCGGCGAAGGTCCTGGAGGTATTGAAGCACGGACTGGCATTATAGGATTCCCAACGACTTCGGATTCCAGTGGGACCTCGCCTCGTGTGAGGCCGCGTTTCCTATCCACTCTCTTTCCCGGCGGCCCACGCTCACTGCGGCTCGACACAAGGTCGAGCCCTACATCCACGAGCAATCAGGCGTTATACGATACTAGCTTGGTCGCGGATGGACGCGGATGTGCTGGATCCAGCCGGTGTGGGGTTCGGGATCTGTGTTTATCTGTGGTTAAAATTCTTCACTCCAGTGGTGCCAGGAAAGTGATCAGGTTTGCAATGTGGTCGGGGATGGGGATGGCGAGGTGTTCGCAGCCTAGTTCTATGACGCTTCGATCCACTTTGGCGGCGAAGCTGGGCTCTTTGAACTTCTTGCGGAGGGATTTGGCCTTCATCTGGCCGTAGGGCACGGGATTCAGCTTTCGGTAGGCGTAGAAGATGCCACAGAGTTCATCGCAGGCGAGCAGCGCTGCGGCGAGGCGGGTGCGGGGCAGCGTCTTGTAGTTGTTGTAGCCATACGCGTGGGCTTCGACGGCGTGGATGAGCTCCTCGGGGTAGCCCCATTCGGCGAACCATTTGAGCGATTCCGTGGGGTGCGTTTCCGGGAATTGCTCATAGTCCAGGTCGTGGAGCAGGCCGGTGAGATACCAAAGGTGTTCGTCCTCGCCGAAGTGGCGGGCGTAGCCGACGAGGGCGGTGCCGACCATGAGCGCGTGGTGGCGCTGGTAGGGGTCCTGGACCTGGCGTTCGAGCAGAGCGTGGGCGGCGGCGCGGTCGGGCAGGGGCATGCGGGAATTTTCAAGCCATGGTCCGATGCGTCAATGGTCCGACTTGAGAAAGGGACCCGGCGGGTGGTTTGACTCACGATGGGGTCAACGTATTGATTCGGCGGAGGGACAGGCGGCGCCGGGACGATGCGTGGCTCCGGTCAGGCGTTCGATCACGGCTTCGAGACGGGGCCAGAAGGCGACCCTTTTCAGCAGGGGGTTCATCAGGTGGGTGATCGGACCGTTTTCGGCGCGCGTCCGGCGGGAGAGTTTGTGCGCGTGGTTGGCGTTTCCCGTTCCCGTTCCCGTTTTAGCGGTAGCGGTAGAGCTTGATGCGCTGGATATCGATGCGACCCGGTTCGAGGCGGAGGTGGCGGCCTTGGTGGGTTTGATCGCCGTTGAGCCAACTGAGGTTGGTCCACTCGCCGTTGTCGTCGTATCGACCGGTTTCGCATTCGAGAATGCCCACGATTTCGCCGGGTGTTTCGGAGTGAAAGGTGACCTTGGCTCCGATGCCGGCGAAGACGAACTCGTCGGGACCGGTGGCGATGACGAGTCCGCCGGCGGGCAGGCGGGAGCTGCCGCGCGTGTCGCCGGATTCGTTGATGACGCCGTCGGCGAGGGAGGGGGCCGAAGTGCGCTCGTAGGTGACTTCGAGGATCACGTTGTTGAGGCGCACGCGCTGCGGCACGCGTTGCTCGGCGGGGGTGGGAGGCAGCAGCCCGCGCATGGTGCCCCGACCCTGGTGGGCGGTGAGCAAGGGCGTGAGTTGGCGAATGGCGTCGTAGCTGTCGCGGAGGAGGCGTTGGGCGTGGCCGCTGATCGACTCGATGCCGAAGGGAGAAAACCCCAGACCATCGTGCTGACCGACGGCGTAGAGCGCGTTGACGGAGGCGTCGGTATTACGCAGGGCCTCGGGCACGAGCAGTGGGTTGCCCACGCGGTGATAGAGCCCGGTCCAGTGGGCGAACTCGGGGAAGTAGATGTCGGGAGAGTAGATATCGATGGCGGGCGCGGCGGCGCGCCAGACGTTGATGAGATGGGGCAGCGGACCGGCGCTGGGGTATTGGCCTGGTTCATACAACGTGCGAATGAGGGCGGCGTTGACCAAGACGGGCAGGTCGATTTCGGCGCGCCCGGCGGTGGCGAGTTCCTGCGTATAAGCGGCGAAGGCCCAGGCCATGAAAATTTCGGCGCTCGCCGGTTCGGGGCCGAAGACCTCGGTCCAGCTGCCGCTCATGCGGCGGCCGTGGGTGGACCAGAGTTGGGCGAACTCGGGAACGAGCAGGCCGGCTTTTTCCTGAGCGGCGAGGGAAGTGGTGAGGGCGGCGGGCACGGGAGCGTTCCACGCGGCCTGGGCGAGAGCCGCGTGGTCGCGGGCGGAGGGAATCATGCCGATTTCGTTTTCGATCTGCACCATGATGACGGTGTGATGATCGCTATCGATCTCGCGCAGGTGACGCATGAAGGCCACATAGGCGGCGCGGTCGGCGGCGAGCACGTTGGCGCTGAAGGGGGAGAGGATTTCGACGGCTCGACCCTCGCGGTCGCGGGAGCGTGGAAAACGTTCGGTATCGAGCTTCACCCAATTGGGGGCGTAGCAGGACATGCTGTTTTTCCACGCGCCGAACCAGAGTAGCACGAGTCGCATGTCGTGCTCGCGGGCCTGCGCGATGAGACCGTCCATCAGGGTCCAGTCGAAGACGCCTTCCTGCGGTTCGCTGCGATCCCAGTAAACGGGGGCGACGACGGTGTTGAGGTTGAGATCAACGAGTTTGTCCCACGTTGCGGAAAGCGGATCCAGACCGCCGGCGACGGAATTGCCGAGTTCGCCGCCGCGCATGATGAACGGCTGACCGTCGACGATGAGCTGGGTGGCGTCGCCCTGCGCGGCGAGGTGAGGCGTTTCCGCAGCGGTCAAGGCCAACGGAGCGAGCAGGGCGAGGCAGAAGGGGATTATTTTGAGGTGAGCCACGGTGGTGAGGAAACCCCATAGTGACCCGTTCGGAAACGTCCAAATGCGGTGGTGGTTGGCCAACAATAGACGAGGCGTGAACGCCCCCCCCCTCTCTCTCTGCCGCTCACTAGGCGAGGAGGAGGCGCAGGGCCGTGGTGAGTTGTGCGTCGATGCTGGGTTCGCTGAACGCGACGCTGACCTCGTATCCGCCGGCGGGATACTCTGACGCGGTGGGAATATACCAGGGGCCGCCATCGCCGTAGGCCGCGACGAGGACGGGGCGGTCCGGGCGCAGCGCGCGAGCGAGGAGTTGGTATTCCACGAATAATTCCCCCGGCAGGTGCAGGAGCGCGCACGCGTTCACTTGCAGACAGCTGAGGCTTAGCGGGATTTGGCGGGCGACCCGGTGTTCCCAACTGGTCCAGAAGGCGTGTAACAATGTGCCGATCTGCTGGGCCTCGGGGCCGGCTTTGGCGCCGACTTCCATGCCGAGGGCGGTGGGGGCGGGCGCGGGACGGGGTGTCGGCAGGATTGATTGCGAGCGCCATGTGATGGTGGTCAACGGGGTGGGGACGAGGGCGGCTTCCGAGGCCACGATGCCGTC is from Synoicihabitans lomoniglobus and encodes:
- a CDS encoding nucleotidyltransferase domain-containing protein; this encodes MNSEPQRPSAGTQVVVQQESVGSNGRAIHPVGAVGIIVRTPVGTETGYAVRFHDGFEVTLPREGFEILKHFKDHLPSSASAEEVFDLESLVVFSCVVGSRAYGLDTEESDTDVRGVYVAPAEMLWSLFGAPEQFEDGEAQSCHWELQKFLTMALKANPNILECLYSPLVEKVTPVGEALLALRERFLSRVVFQTFNGYALSQFKKLEQDLRNQGSIRWKHAMHLLRLLLTGAATLREGRVPVRVEAHRERLLAVKRGELAWSKVDDWRKELHREFEAALASTRLPPRPDYEAVNHFLIETRRDQARNGQTLIG
- a CDS encoding HD domain-containing protein, with the protein product MRALQYVERVAWDRLWGRWGVAANTDVWFARITAAYGEPRRHYHNLQHVDACLEQAEALQETASDIDAVRAALWFHDVVYDPKSHTNEQDSALLFQEFAQAVGLGADRVCEVQRLIELTAGHVVAVNDRNGAVMADADLAVLGASAEAYRDYADAIRSEYAFVEESNYARGRREVLERFLERSVIYQTSWMRDRYEQQARLNLRSEIEKLSLLP
- a CDS encoding nucleotidyltransferase domain-containing protein; translated protein: MTLDPRLQQIADAQPYPLVFATISGAHLYGFPSPDSDFDLRGAHVLPLPKVVGLTLSDETVEDSRVIDGLEMDIVSHDVRKFFGLLLKKNGYVLEQVLSPLVVRTSAAHEELRAIADDCVTRHHAHHYLGFSETQWKLWQKESPRRIKPLLYVYRVLLTGIWLMRTGEVQANVTVLNREFRLPQIDDLVARKTAGAEQQTIEDQDMAVHERAYGSLSSQLEEARDSSKLRERPSEATFAQLDDLLVRLRTSSGKGT
- a CDS encoding ATP-grasp domain-containing protein gives rise to the protein MPTLILSPRQTEDAQLLWRAAIRAGWAIERAFGWKSPAKPEDDFTIYGEPVFVQAIAESCDVKVVVPTDDWLATLPLRWSGRNVKLMSLEDARLIGVSRFIKPCSDKEFAAGLYGKGRSLPDEQLLPNDLPVLVQEPVSWETEFRCFVVNRQVKTCSVYARGGELAQAEDGAWPASEQEVTQAVRICEAVCADADVALPVAVVVDVGLIAGRGWAVVECNAVTSSGIYGCDPAKVLEVLKHGLAL
- a CDS encoding HD domain-containing protein; translated protein: MPLPDRAAAHALLERQVQDPYQRHHALMVGTALVGYARHFGEDEHLWYLTGLLHDLDYEQFPETHPTESLKWFAEWGYPEELIHAVEAHAYGYNNYKTLPRTRLAAALLACDELCGIFYAYRKLNPVPYGQMKAKSLRKKFKEPSFAAKVDRSVIELGCEHLAIPIPDHIANLITFLAPLE
- a CDS encoding DUF5597 domain-containing protein: MAHLKIIPFCLALLAPLALTAAETPHLAAQGDATQLIVDGQPFIMRGGELGNSVAGGLDPLSATWDKLVDLNLNTVVAPVYWDRSEPQEGVFDWTLMDGLIAQAREHDMRLVLLWFGAWKNSMSCYAPNWVKLDTERFPRSRDREGRAVEILSPFSANVLAADRAAYVAFMRHLREIDSDHHTVIMVQIENEIGMIPSARDHAALAQAAWNAPVPAALTTSLAAQEKAGLLVPEFAQLWSTHGRRMSGSWTEVFGPEPASAEIFMAWAFAAYTQELATAGRAEIDLPVLVNAALIRTLYEPGQYPSAGPLPHLINVWRAAAPAIDIYSPDIYFPEFAHWTGLYHRVGNPLLVPEALRNTDASVNALYAVGQHDGLGFSPFGIESISGHAQRLLRDSYDAIRQLTPLLTAHQGRGTMRGLLPPTPAEQRVPQRVRLNNVILEVTYERTSAPSLADGVINESGDTRGSSRLPAGGLVIATGPDEFVFAGIGAKVTFHSETPGEIVGILECETGRYDDNGEWTNLSWLNGDQTHQGRHLRLEPGRIDIQRIKLYRYR